acgtgcacagacccccacccccccctggTGACCCTTTTCGTACTTCCGGGTTTGATTGTGATCTTGTTTGAAAAAGCCTTTCTTGCTTTATTTGACAAAATGAAGGAAAGTCAATTGTGCGAGTGTATATGTAAAATGTGTGCGGTTCATTtgcaaaaaggaaaacaaatattGAGTGGAAGAAGAGTTATTTGATAAAAATCACACGAGAGTCTCCATGCACGGACTCACGACTCAGGACTCAGGAATGTTTTATTTCAGGCCATAGCCCATAAATAGGGTGATACACCATGACAAATACAAATgcattgagaaaaaaaaccatgttAGGCGCACAGGCAATCTTTTATGATGGGTCAATCATAATATATGTATATTTGGCACGGAAGACACGTGTGCGCTGGCACACAGAAGTACAACGTTGTGATGCAGACGTACAAACTACCGAACAGCAATGTCATAAAGAATCGACATTATGCATGTCCCACCTAACCCCAGTATCGAGCTAAAGACAAAGTACTCAATTATATCCGCCCCAATACACTAGCCAATCAAGGATCCATACCGCAGACAACCAAAAGGGTTAATAATACGTAACTTGTATAACACTAGACAAGTCGTGTTAATGCCGGTGTGTTTTGTATTTCTCAGAGCCCTCTTAATAATGCATACAGGGCTTCCCTTGTGTATATGATGGCCGTCCATATCTTGTCAGCCTGTTTGCAGCAGACTTACAAAGAGGCTTATAGATTTCTGTTGTGTATTTACATCATGACCCACTGCCCTCATAAAGTCACACAAAGCCAATCAAAGATTGAGTTTCGTCAATGCAAAGAAAAAGGAagggaagaagaaagagaaggatAGAAAccgaaaagaaagagaaaagaaaagaaacccaaaaaaagtgaaaaagtcaAACGAAAGTCCCGCCTTTTTCAGTTATTAAAGAGGCTcagatttttactttttttttatttacaattttaagTTCGTCACAAAGCCAATCAAAAGATTGTGATTTGTTgataaaacaacaatacaaacaatgaaaaatataaaaaaatgaaaataacaaagaaacgaaaccgcaaaagcaaacaaacaaaaagttccGCCTGTGTCGTTTTGATTGTTTAAGTCACGttacaaaaaaagcaaaaacaaagaaaagttcCACCTGTGTCTTGTCCATTGTTTAGTCACGCAATGAAAAACCCTGTGGCATGGCCTATGTGAAAAAACGAAAATCTTATGCCACACCTTCTTAGGGCTTTACAAGCGAAACAAAGCTTGCAACTTTCCACAAGAGACAGTGTTGAAATATAAGTAGCAGTTGCTCTCAGTTCTAGTGTGAGAGCTAATGATGTACTCACCAGAGCGTAGACAACCAAATGTAATAGACTGAGAGAAAACAGAAAAGTAAGTactgaaagaaaagaagataGACAAGAAACAGCAACAATGTGAGTGGAAGAAACAGCCATGGCAAATTTAAATAACGTGCGTAACATTGAATTCTGTATAATTCATTCAAATGTAAGTCTCTCCCTCGttatcggtgtgtgtgtgtgtgtgtgtgtgtgtgtgtgtgtgtgtgtgtgtgtgtgtgtgtgtgttgtgtgtgtgtgtgtgtgtgtgtgtgtatgtgagtgtgtgtgtgtgtgttgtgtgttgtgtgtgtgtctgtgtgtgtctgtgtgtgtgtctgtgtgtgtctgtgtgtgtctgtgtgtgtgttgtgtgtgtgtgagNNNNNNNNNNNNNNNNNNNNNNNNNNNNNNNNNNNNNNNNNNNNNNNNNNNNNNNNNNNNNNNNNNNNNNNNNNNNNNNNNNNNNNNNNNNNNNNNNNNNNNNNNNNNNNNNNNNNNNNNNNNNNNNNNNNNNNNNNNNNNNNNNNNNNNNNNNNNNNNNNNNNNNNNNNNNNNNNNNNNNNNNNNNNNNNNNNNNNNNNcttctccctctctctctccctctctctctccctctctttctcccttgtGCGCGTGATTTTGGGCTCACTTACAACACTAATGTTACCTCTTTATCTTCTGTCACAGGCATATGAGGGAACATCTGAAAGAAGAGATTGGTAACGTCAACAAGGAGATGTCTCCAGAGGAAATGGAGTTCCATTATTTCAGGTGACAATCAGACATGGCTCGTCTATCAAAAGAGTTATTACTTTTGTATGTGACTTTatagaattgtgtgtgtgttttaatttgAATTAATTTTATTTGCTCTTCTTTTACTTCTATTTTTTTAACCTTGTTTCCTCTTCTTCCTAAtgtttttacattaagtcacaTTTTGACTTGATCgtcgtgtttttgtgtaaagcgattcccagaaaactactggacaaaTGTTAACGAAACGTTACAGTGAGTTCTTGCAGATGGTGTCCCCATACgggtttttcttcttcgtctctttctataaatgtcttcgatgaccTCATATCCgatttttaaacaaaagttgaggcggaactgtgaCGACCATTTTTTCAaattcaaattgattgacattttggtcaaacaatATGAACAGATACATACTTCGCTTGTCGAAACTATctcataaaaaaaacacaataaactgATTTCACTGTATCTCTGTTTCTATCTCCATGGCAGGCTTCACGACTCGGACAACGACACACGACTGGATGGACTGGAGATCCTCAAGGCCTTGTCCCACATGATTCCACCAGGCATGGAGATCATGCCCCACGAGGTGCAGGGAAAGACTCCCCCTGAGATCGAGCAGCTCAAGAAGGAAAGAACCAAACAGATGCTCACCAGCCTCGTCAGTGAGTAATAGACGCAGCACACTACACACGTGTTAATTAACGAGCATGGCGGGTGAACTTGCTTGTTTCTTTAAAGGCTTCGTATTGTCTAATATGCCAGACTGAGCTTTACATCATATTCAAAAATCATGTCCAACATAGGCAACTAGACCtaacggacaataagcccccaATTCAGTTCATATGCTAGGAGTCTCTTTCAGCATTTAGCACTTGTTTACTATTTTCTGTATTTGGGGAGCTTGCGTTCCTTTGTTATTTGATGGCGTAAATGAGAAGTTAGCAAAGCTGAAATAAGTCAGGGAAGTGAGCGTCCAGCAGGTGGCCGGTGTACTCATGGCAATGCTGATCCCATGAAAGCAAGCATGAAAACATTTTGGCCAGTGTACTCATGACAATGCTGATCACATGAAAGCAAGCATGAAAACATTTTGGCGGACAGTTTCAATCTGCGAAAATATTACATCCACAAAAtctcactctgcacaggaacAAGTCATGATGTTGGCTTTTAgtatgtgtcaaaatgggaGAATATTCTTATCCCCCATAAAAGCCTGGTCATTGGTAAGACacacttttgttttcaaattaTTGACTTTGCTAAATCATCGAACGATTGCGCCAGATATCAATCAGCTAGTCTCATAGGCTAGCCTGTAAGCCAATtgcttaaaggctgacatagtcctatttaattagtttaattacttccagggcttttcccatcgttgcggggatgtataaattaagcttcctgcaaagttttaggtttgaaatCCTTACCAATTaccagaaataattaattctttattgcattgtttagcaacagttctccaggacttgggctatttttagaccgttgacgtcacttcgtgacgtttcgtaaaccaaagatggcgtttgagactgttcttgTTTACATTCGagactatcaacaccactttgcaatactgaaataattttttctgtgttcgaaagctacagccaatcgttattatatccccttaggtacagttttataacattattggcacatgtaaacaatatgaattaattaatgaacgctacgaatatggcagcctttaatcaGTCAGCCaaccactcactcactctcccgttctctctcttGGTTACTGTTTCAGTCACTGACACGCCAATCACTTATTCACGCACCTGCTCACTTACCAACTGACTTACTGTTGTTTTCTGCATGTGACAGCGCTTACGTTCTTTAGTTTCTTAGACCCAAAATTTACCTTTGATGAAAAGGCACCAGCAATGTAGGGACCCTTTTCACTGGTCCCAGAGGATGTCCTGAcccctttcatcgcaggtactgtGCCACGGTAATGATCAGTTTTCTCCTCTCCACAGTGATCATCGACAAGGTACTGGAGACGGACGACGTAGACAAAGACGGGTACCTGACCTACCCGGAGTACATCGTGGCCAGGCGGCGAGACAACAAGCAGATGATGAAACACCAGCAAGAGATGCTGAGACAAGCCGAAGCCTACAGGCAGCAACAGGCCGCCATGAACCAACAGAAGATGCAGATGACCAAAACGGAAATTTAGGAGGGCCggaggggtgagggagggatGGGGGGTTGGATGATTTAGTGTCCGGAGATATAGGGAGGGGCGGTTATTGGGTGGAGGGGTAGGGGGCGGGAGGGGGCagagtgcgtgtgcgtgtttctttctttcttcctttcttttttttttttttttttttttttttggggggggggggggggggggggggggtgcgtgttcgtgtttcttttttttgttttgttgggtgggtggggggggggtggtcgtTCACGAAGGGGTTGAAGTAGGACGCACACTCTCATGGGCACTATCGCAGCTCTAAAGTAAACTTTCGAGGTGAAAAGCAAGCCAGCGATGTTCCGCAGTGGCGTAAAGAACGTATACCAAAGACCATTAAGACTGACCTAGATACTGAAGGCATAAAGGAGGTAAGCCTTCTTCAAAATCCATTCTGTAATATGACTATTAAAGTACACCCCTCATTCCTTCAGTATCCTGGCCAGTTTTGACTGGTTTTGTCTTCAAGTTGTGGCTTGATTCCCACTCGCTGAAATGGTAACAGTGATGATTTGATTTGTGGAGAACATGACCACCAACACGAACAACGTCTTTAGAATTAAACAAAAGTATCACATACATTAGTGGGAAATTGACACGTCTGGTTGGTTTGGGTTGAGTTGGGGAGGGGCGGTATGGGGGTTTGGTGGGGTTATTGACTTATTGGTGGAGGTGTATGTCGcggaattgaaaaatgtgtatAAATGATTGCTTTTTAATGAAAGGTTGCTTATTTGTGTTCTTGGAATGAATCTTTTGGCCTGGTTTGAAAGTTTGCAAACGTAACTTATTTTCATGAAAAGTCTGTATCAGTCACATCCAGTATTTTTACCCtcctcaggggcggacgaggggggggggcacagggggcacgtgccccccccccccccgaaaaaaaaagagaagaagaaaaaaaagatttttctatgctgattctatgaccatttctaagttcaaatggcaccagatggcaccattttgcttctttggacaaaaaaattttccgggggggcatgcccccggacccccctagcaaattcgggcgcttcgcacccatcaaattcactttcgattcaaagtgcccccccccccccttacaaagcaactgatccgcccctgctccTTTTTGCCAGGTAGTGATCTCAGTAGGTTAACATTCAGATATGGGACCTTCCACaatagggagatttaaaaaacgaaacgtcgggacgtttcgttttgaagttgtggtaaacgtcatcatttcgggggtctctcgctggaaaggtgaaggtcaactgaaacggcacgtggaacgtcaaaacgcagtcacgttttccacccccaaaaaacgaacaatatttcgtcaacttttgtgagtatttttgcacactaacagttttatttgttggccattttatgcattgctagattcatcaaccctttcacagtctttcagcgctgagaatgtgttcattggaggtagacaactgttgtgaactgaaatattttgaagggtgctgatcctggtacatttatccaacttcatggtgagaaagcaaatggcgaagcagaagtaggtcatcgcatcgaatttttattctagcttcgtatgtgattttgtataaacaaagtctgtgtgatttatttggactgaaaataatcaaagtatgcccgattctggaccacctcctaggttgttttttttccattctgatcgaggacagacgtgataatttcacttgaagatttatcgcccttccttcattccgaaacgaaacgtgaatacatctaaatcttgtctgcggcctatgccgtctcgtttcacgttccgtttcgcggggtgactcattcaccaaacgaaacgagctgcaaaacgaaacgtgctgtctttaCTGTAGACGTTTTTAACTCCCGTTTTCGTATAAGCGCATTAGTTTTTGACCTTAGGACAAAATACTTTGGTGTCGATCAGCAGTTTGGAGAAATTTCAAATAATATTGTTTTCAGTCTTTATGCCATAGAACAGTACTtgtccttttttacatttagtcaagttttgactaaatgttttaacgtagagggggaatcgagacgagggtcgtggtgtatgtgtgtgtgtgtgtgtgtgtgtgtgtgtgtgtgtgtgtgtgtgtgtgtgtgtgtgtgtgtgtgtgtgtgtctgtgtgtgtgtgtctgtgcgtgtgtgtgtgtgtagagcgattcagactaaactactggaccgatctttatgaaattttgcatgagagttcctgggaatgatatccccggacgtttttttgtttttttcgataaatgtctttgatggcgtcatatccggctttttgtaaaagttgaggcggcactgtcacaccctcattttttaatcaaattgattgaaattttggccaaacaatcttcgatgaaggccggacttcggtattgcatttcagcttggtggcttaaaaattaattagtgactttggtcattaaaaatctgaaaattgtaaagaaaaaaaaattataaaacgatccaaatttacgttcatcttattcttcatcatttcctgattccaaaaacatataaatatgttatatttggattaaaaacaagctctgaaaattaaaaatataaaaattatgatcaaaataaaattttcgaaatcaatttaaaacactttcatcttattccttgtcggttcctgattccaaaaacatatagatatgatatgtttggattaaaaacacgctcagaaagttaaaacgaagagaggtacagtaaagcgtgctatgaagcacagcgcaaccgctaccgcgccaaacaggctcgtcactttcactgccttttgcacaagcagcggactacgttcagtttcattctgtgagttccacagcttgactaaatgtagtaatttcgccttaagcgacttgttttgCTTAGAGGTTTCTCGTCACCGTGTCAAAAATTTTACTTGAAATACTCTCAAAATTGTACATTGTGTTCGACAAAAAATGACCATTGTCACTCTATAAAACCTAATCTAAGTTATGGTATGTGTCACTAGTCAACAATTCCACTCTTCGAATCAGTGATTGTTTTTGTATTCTCGTGCCTTAGAGTTGTTTTTTAAGAAGAAAAGAAATGCCAGGATTTTTTGTCTTGATGTTCA
This Littorina saxatilis isolate snail1 linkage group LG17, US_GU_Lsax_2.0, whole genome shotgun sequence DNA region includes the following protein-coding sequences:
- the LOC138952914 gene encoding multiple coagulation factor deficiency protein 2 homolog (The sequence of the model RefSeq protein was modified relative to this genomic sequence to represent the inferred CDS: added 149 bases not found in genome assembly); translation: MFTTLQVILVTISTLLGATSGHGSHGNENVMNMNQQPTSFHDPSVVGDQAHMREHLKEEIGNVNKEMSPEEMEFHYFRLHDSDNDTRLDGLEILKALSHMIPPGMEIMPHEVQGKTPPEIEQLKKERTKQMLTSLVMIIDKVLETDDVDKDGYLTYPEYIVARRRDNKQMMKHQQEMLRQAEAYRQQQAAMNQQKMQMTKTEI